One Jaculus jaculus isolate mJacJac1 chromosome 4, mJacJac1.mat.Y.cur, whole genome shotgun sequence genomic window, GGAGTCATATTTGGGGGGAAAAGTCTAAGATAAGGTGGGATAGGGAGGTTTTCTGAGGAGAAGTCAGTATCCTAAAGGAGATGTGTGATGGAGTCTCTGCAGAAGGCATTGCCGAAGGGATGTGTGGAGTTCAGTACTGGCAGAGAGAACTGAATTCACAAGTCCCGTGTGGTTTGTGGCTCTTAGAACTGTGGGGACACAAAGTCTCTGTTTCGTGGTTTTAGTGTTGCTGTATAGTGgtgatatatatacatgcatatgtgtaagcTCGAATGTGAAAGCCAACATGATATGTTCTTAGCACTTTATATGATATGAAGCCAGTAACATCCTTTACAGAAATATTTTCTGAGGAATGTGATAGATCTTGCCTGGTTCCTGGAAAGCTGGTAGTGTGGCTACTCCTCTAGCTGCCTCCCTCCCCCGTCATACCTCCAGTGGAATCCATTATCTCACTattgtttcttttcattattgTCTCTTCCTggtaaaaaaacatttttttgagggTGGTCAAGGCTTAGAGGCCTCTACTTTTGAGATCACTACAGACCTTCTTTTCCAGACTATAAACAAGAAGATCACTGCATTTCTCTTGACAGATGTCTTTTACATTGTCTGAGTATAAACTCAGACTGTGTGTCTAGCATAGTTTAAGGGATGAAGAGAGagtctacacttttttttttctttattttatttgcaagcagagagagacctaAGAGGGAGCGGggaggcatgctagggccttcagctgctgctagTGAACCCCAGATACTTgaggacactttgtgcatctggctttacatgggtactggaaagttgaactagggtcattaggctttgcaggctgctgaaccatctctccaggcccactttTGAAACTTGTTCTCACACATTAATAAGACAGTAACTAACTTGAGCTGCTAGGATATTTAATTAGCAGTCTAAATGATTTTAAGTTTACTGTTACTAAATTTACCCAACTGTGCACAGGAAGACCATATATTCCAGCTTGCCTGGGACATACCCAATTAATAGCAATGGTCTGAATATTGTCACTAATAGAGCCTCTCACTCACAGGTACTCTAGTTTCATCATTCAGGTAGTAGTTGTGATTTGTGtgtttgagtttctttttttttttttttttttttttgttgttttgtttttcaaagtagggtctcactctagcccaggctgacctgaaactcactatgtagtctcagggtggccttgaacccacggtaatcctcctacctctgcctcccgagtgctgagattaaaggcatgtaccaccatacccagccaccattgtcatttttaaagaactttttctTGAGGTCAGGCTCCCAGTCTAGAATGTTAGCTTGTTTTATCATAGAAAGAGCAACCCTGAGCACAGTGGGGGAAGCTACTCTCCCATCTTAGTGTttgactcccccccccacccccgtaaaTCCCTGTGAAATTCTTTTCTAAGCAAGGAGAGCAAAAGGAAACCTCGAATATGAATTTGGCACCTTTAGATGGGAAGCTAAAAAAGACAGGGATGTAAAGTGAGTCCAAGAAGAGTCATTTCCATGATGCTTCATGGAAAATGTGTGTAAAGTTGGCACTTCTTTGTGGAGGGAGAGAATCTTgttcctaaaattttttttttttttaatgttgcccCCGCTTAGGTGCAGCTAGCCCTTGGATTTCTGGAATACCCTGAAGTTGCgtgttttccttttctcaatGTTCTGCAGGGAAGCTAAAGAAGGTGCTTTCTGGCTGCCCTGAGGTTTTCACTGCGCGCCACCAGGACATTGATGTTACGGTCAGGGTCCTCAAGGAGAAGTGCCTGTTCACAGTACAGCAAGTCACTGAGATTTTGCACAGATGTCCTGCTGTTTTTCGGGAGAACCCCAGTGAACTGGAATACAAATTCCAGGTAAGAATAGGTAATTAGGCTAATAAGGGCAGATTTTTCAGGCCTTCCAATGAAGTAATGTCAGTTCTGTGGATAAGCAGCCTCTGAGTGGACAAATGAAAGGCTGTCTTTGCACATACCAGACAAAGAGAATACGACCTTGGATCTGATGCTTCTCCAGTTTAGAGGAAACCTGTTCTGTAGCTTTACTTCCTAAGTAGTGGGTGACCTGGTCCAAGTGGAGATTCTGaaattgctgattttttttaataaggttttttattcttaactttaaaaaaacattatttatttaagagaaagagagagagagagagagagagagagagaatgaatgagaatgggcacatcagggcctccagccactgcaaacgaactccagacacatgtgcccccttgtgcatttggctaacgtgggtccaaggacctttggctttgcaggcaaacaccttaatcactaagccatttctccagccctgaaatagcCAATTTTGAGAAAGCTAAAACTTTCCTACTCTTAGAAtgtattttagtatatgtgctgctgaaatgagcactagaatatatttttgtatggtaattttgaaaatgtaattGTGACAGTTGTCCTAATGGTTTAATAATAGTTATGATAACTTAGATCAAATTCatagatattttataaaatgttgccTATTTTCCCATACTTACAGTTTTCCTTCCTGTCTAAAGAAAATCATAACCACTTTCTCTTGCCCCTTTATTTTCTGTTGCATTTtaaagagatattttatttttatttatttgaaagagagataccaaaataggcagggagagagagaaggaatgggcacactagggcctgtagccactgcagataaactccagatgcatgcaccaccttgtacatctggcttatgtgggtcctggggaatcgaacctgggtccttaggcttagcaggcaaacgccttaatcactaagccatccctccagcccctgttgcattttttatatgaatttaaaaatactttgaaaacttaTATTTCATACAAATACTGGTATTTTACAGTGAGTGTTCTGCCATTGCTAGTCAGACAGTTAAGCTTGTTTTGGTTTGGGATAATGGGCTTGAAGATTCTGTACATGAGATTCtgtacatgtgtttgtgtctTCCAGTATGCATATTTTCGGATGGGACTTAAGCATCTGGACATAGTTAGGACTGAGTTCTTTCAGTACTCAATAACCAAGATCAAACAGAGGCACATTTACTTGGAGCGCCTTGGGCGGTACCAAACTCCTGATAAGAAAGGACAGACACAGATCCCTAACCCTTTACTCAAGGATATCCTCAGGATTTCAGAAGCTGAGTTTTTGGCCAGGACGGCCCATTCCTCTGCTGAGGAGTTTGaggtttttaaaaagcttttggctcgagaagaggaagaggagcctGAGTGCAGTACAtctgagaaggaagaggaagatgaggaggtGCTGTGATAGAGGATTGGGACAAGAAAGGACCAGAGATGTTACAGAACAGTTTCATATTGTCAGAGCTTTGGTAAGCTTCACTGGCATTTTTCCTTCTTACAGTGGCTTTTTGATGAAAAATTATGAGCCACTGAAGTTCAGCTACTTCAAACCAGATTGGGGTTGCTTCGGTGTGATCTGTTGGAGCCTGTGGAAGGCTCTATTCCATTCTAAATAAAAGACTCACTTGTTCAAATCCAGGGGGCTACATGCATCCCaatttggtggtggttttttttttttttttctattgaaataTGTTGGTGCTAATTCCATATCATCCTGCCTTGTGGTTCAAGAGTCACTTTGTGTTTCCTTTTAGATACAGATGAAACCATGTGAAGTCACTGCACAGTACAGCACTTTATTTATTAAGATAAGTAGCAGGTTTCTCACAAAGATACTCATGCTTTGAATCCATAGCATCCCACTGCTTTCTAGTTGCACTTAGGGTACAGCAGAGTAAAAGGCAGTTGATTAGTaatatgtactttatttttgCACAGCTTCTGTAAACCAGCAAAACACTGGACTTTTTCTGACTGTGCAGAACTGACACTTTTTGTTTGAAGGCAAGTTGGCCTTTATACTAGCTACTGGCTGGTGGCCACTTCACACCTGGTTTCTCTGGCCCCGTATTCTGTGCTGCCAGAGTGAGCTGACTCAGAGCACCAGTGCTGAAGGAGCTGGAGAATGGTGTTAGATGAGCGTTTCTCTCACTCCTCATGTGATGGATGGGGTTTCAAGGCCTAGAGAAGAGCACAGGCTCAGGACTGATCTTGGTTTGTTTTAGGGAGCTTTCCAGACACTCTGGTGTGAATAACATCCTGGGAACTTGTGGGTATGAAGAGTGATGTGAAGTGTGCTGGGAACAAAATGGGATAAACTTTGAGGTGGAGTTCTGGCTTTGATAGTATTCAGAGGATGCCAGAGGATTAGGATTTTCTAGAAAGTTCTCTCTAGTTCTTAGGGAACTGCACAGGATTGGTGCTGCAGAAAGCATTTCGCTTCATTTCTGCTTGGTAACTTTCCCTCTACTTAGTGGCATTTAATATCCATGTGCAACTCCTGTGTGGGCATTGTGCTTTCTGTGGAGCTTCAGCGCTTGCCTGGGAGGGACCTTGATCTTTTGTGACACCTGACCGTCCTTGGGGATGCCTTTTGGGTGAATTGGCCATGGGGGGATGGGCTGCTACGATGTAGTGAGTAGAGGCCAGGGATACCACAGAATATCTacaatgcacaagatggctccaCAATAGGAATGGTCAGATCTAGTGATCAGTGCCAAGGCTGAGAAACAGCACTCAGGCCTGGCCCAGTACAGTAACAACTCTGGATTATAAATGAACTCAGTATTGTATTTTTCTCAGTCTAAAAAAATAAGTCTTGGCAGTGTTTTGAGGATTCAGCTCAAGGTGTGGAGGCATTTAGCTGTCCCTGACAGCAGAGCAGGGGCTGGGATCCTTAAAGAAAAGCATAACTCCATGGCTCCCCTCTGAGTGAGTCTTTGTGGTAGTTGTCAACAAGAGTTCCTATGAAGAGCCgaatatggtggcgcatgcctctaatcccagcagttaggagacagaggtaggaggatcgctatgagttcaaggccaccttgagactacagagtgaattccaggtcaacctgggctagaccctaccttgaaaaacataaaacaaacaacaacaacaacaaccaccaaaAATGAGGGCAAGTGAAGGAGTGATCTGACCCGTGTTGTGGTCTCTTCATGTAACAAGGCACAGATGAGGCCTGTCTGTCCCTGGCAGCCCATAGGCAATGGTTAAGAATGTCTTCCAGCTGATCTTGGCCATGGCAAAACTTTCTGAAAACAAAGATGCTCATTCTGAGCCTCTcttgcatacgccactttgtggcATCCAAGTGACCGTCACTTTCCATGAAGTCAGGGTCCTGTCATCAAGCTCATTGGGACTGAATAGAATCCTGACCTTGAGCTTAATTTAGGTGGTCCTCTCATCCCAGGTTTTGATTAAcaactcatattttattttttcattttgatacAGAAATACATCTTTACACCTGACAATTTTCTCATTCCTTTGTGACTACTTTCCCTGGGTGGATGCTGGCTATTTTAAAGGAATATATCAGTCTGCCTAGAAAGGGTATGTGGGAAAGCAGAATGCTTCCATGGACTAATCTCAGTATGAGGAAGTCTTCAGCACTGGACAAACATCAGAATGAGTTGTTCGTGTGACAGTACCATGCCCTGCTCAGCATTCAGGCTGGCTGTTGATAAAACACAGACTAGGCTGTGCCAATGACTGTGAGGCTGAGGTCATCAGTGTTGTGCAGAGGTTTCATCTACTTGCCCAGTGATGCTATTTGGTTACTACTAATGTGATAGCTTAGGTGGAGGTACAGTGAAAGGTCTCCGTGCTGTGCTCAAAGTTAGTGTATATGTTTATGGAACTGGGCTCTGTTCACCTGGGGTCTGAGGCTCTTGTTAAGGTCTGTCCTTGGCCCTTGGGGATTTTCAGAGACTAGGCAATGAATGTAGGTATAGTAGACTATGGTAGCGATGCTTTAACTGCTGTTCTTCCCTGTggggtttgattcaagtgtcccccataaatttatgtgttctgaattctaggtcctcagcaggtgacagtttgggaaatgaagcctcttggaggcagtgtgttgttgggggcagtcttatgggtgttatagccagcttcctcttgccagtgtttggcacagtctcctgttgctgttgttcatcatgttgctcaggaggtgatgtccaccctctgctcatgccaccatttcccctgccatcatggagcttctccttgagtctgtaagccaaaataaacccttttttcccccacagactgctcttggttgggtgttttctgctagtaatgcgaacctgactgcaacacttcctGAAGATGACAAATTGCATGATACACAGACAGACtctgaaaattttaataaaaataaaacctaaaatgtATCTCTTTAAATAATGCTTTTCTGGATCATGGAGGGCAGGAGGCCTTTGGCTGGAGTGCTGGCTCTGGTGCTTATCTCCAGTCAGATCTGTGCTGTGCTTCGTAGGAGAAGGTGGGGTTGCTTCTGCAGGAAGAAGACAGTGCTGCTTAGCGCGGGTGCTGACACAGGCTAGAAGACTGGGTGTCAGGCTGACAGTGGCCCATGGCAGACTGCTGGAGTTGTGAACTGCAAGGAACCCTTATAGCCTCTTTGCTTCTTACAGCCTGCCTGAGGGTCCTCTGTTGCCTTCAGATTTGAAAGGAGCTCTTGCTTCATGAAGcgtacctcagctttctgagcaAATGTCTGGTACCTTTTCTTCTATGAAAGCCTAAGGGGTTTTTGGCGCCCTTGTGGTGACTTGTCCTACAGGGAATGGCTTTCTCTATATAAGACCAAGGTCTAGGTCATCTTATAGACCAGGTATCTACCAAGTAGGGCCTACCactcattatttacttatttattcttattagagagagagaatgagagagagagaatgggcataccagggcctccagccactgcaaatgaactccagatgcatgcaccaccttgtgcatctggcttatgtgggtcctggggaatcaaacctaggtccgttggctttgcaggcaagtaccttattgcttaagtcatctctttagcccattaaaaatttttttccctactgctcatttttataaataaaattttattgaaatgtaGCTATGTTGTCCACATGGTGGCTGTGTTTGCAATACAACAGCAGAGTTGGGTGCTGGTCACAGAGTCCATCCCATCTGCAAAACCCAAAGAGTGCCTGAACCTTTTACAGAAAAAGTCTGCTAACCTCTGAATTGTACCCTAAAAATGCCTACTCTCCAATACAGTAATAATTAACATTTCCTCTTTCAGAATGCACTGGTCCTTAGGTCAGTATAAATGATGTGGGGGAATGGGGCAGGGGAACCCCATCCCTTCTCTGACACTGGAATATGAGCTTGCAGGTGTCATTGATTGTCAGCCCACTCACCCAGACATTGACTGCAGCTCTAGAAAGCAGTTGGGTTAGATCAAGTTACTTCAGTGCTTCCTTCACAGGAGGAGTCCCTGTATATGTAGGCTGGCCATCTCTTTTCTAGATAACCATGGAGGACTGACTGCAGCCAGGACCATGTGTTCTTTTCAGTTCAAGATTTAGACCTCACCTTCCTGGGTTTTGGAAATCCCTAAAGTGGACAGAGTGTTACAAGCACATCCTGAGCCCTTAGAAGGAAGAACAGAGAGCTGGGGATGGTAACCCCAACCCTTCCTCTTTAAagcctctgcctttctctggaGGCTTCAGAACTCTCCCCCGAGAATCTGCATTCATTCTTATATGGCCAGAATTCCAACCTGGCTATGATGTGGGGGTTGGGGGAGCAGGAGTGTGGAGGACACATGTCCCTCTGTGAAGACATTGGGGCTCAGCCTTGTGGATTTATTTTGGATCAACAGGCTTGCTGCTGCTCAGCCCTCCAGCTCGTAGTGGCACTGGATCTTTCCTGCATGGCTTCTGGGTAGAAGTGAGTTTTGATGTTTTTCATGGGTGGGTGTCTTGAGTATAATTCTgtttcctggttttgtttttccattactTTGAGAATAGATGTTCTGTAAGCCAGTGTCTGATACAGGTTTCTTAATGGTTTTTTACAGAAATGGATTTGATGGTGAGTTTTTAAAAGGCACATTAATCTTTCAGATTATTGCTATGTAAATATTTCAAACCCAAGTGATGTTTGTGGATTCTTGATCCTCGGAAGGATTTACTTGTTCACAACCCTTGtagtatgttttgtgtgtgttctgaGAGTCTGAGGCGAGAGGAGACATGATGCCATTGAGAGTTGGCAGCCGCTCTTTCTGGAGAGTCTTCACGtgtgagacagatgcacatgtCCTCTTGCATGGGCACCTCTGAGATCTTGCTCTTCTGATGGTTGTTGAACTCCAGCTCAGTACTTGCTTCCTAGTTGCCATGGATTCTTCATTGGTATGAGCCTTGCCTGGAGGTTTCTTTGCTTCTGGTTGTTCTTAGGCCCTTGGGTGACAGTTCTTCATGTCCTCCGCTATAGAAGGAATGAGCAACCCAGTCCTGAAATGGCTGGTTACTGGAGGTGCCTCCCTTCCTGCATCACCAGGAAGATGGACTGTTCAGACATTCACTGAGGGACAGAGAAGGAAACTGtccttggccagccagtctgttATTCTCAACGATGTCACTTTGATTAGAAGGCTGTACAGGGTTTCTGTGGTATAACCCAGCATTTTCCAGACTGTTGTGAAGAAAACCATTGTCCTTTAAGATTCAACAGAGTTTATGTGTGGGGAGGTAGGAGAGGGGTAGGAAATGTTAGATCACACAACAGCAAAGTTGCTTCCATTTCAGGATTTGTGATGTTTAGAATTCCAGTGTCCACTCTTAAAATCTCTTAGTGAGAGACTGTCTTTAGGACCAGCTGAATGTTATGTGCAAGGTCCATTCTTCTAGCAAAATGCCATTTACAGAGTCTTGAGGCTCCTCCAAAGGGTGTCCTTCATGTCACCTCCTGAGTTTCTCAGCCCTCCCATTTCTTGAGGTCACCCCCTTCCAGGTACTAGGTGacctgagaccccccccccaaaaaaaagcaaagcaactgCAGTTggcccacatttctcttgaaagtgGAGTTTACCCTCACTCTTGAGAGCCTCATTTCCACCTGAGATAAAGTCCCATCTAGGGCTAGGTCAGGTTCTGCCTATTGGGAGGGTTGTAGGCAGGGAATTCTTCCTGGTTAGGTTTATAGCAACACACTGCTGAGTTTGCTCCAGCAGTGCTTCATAAGAACCATGGTGCTTAGGGCTTGGAGCTAGGTAAGACTGTCTCCCACTTCCAATAGTCCTCAAGGTGGTGGGGTACATACCTTCAGATTTCTTCAGTGTTTGACTGTTACTTTGTTTCctaaaataattgagaaaaatggTTTAGTGGGAAAGAGGCTTGTGTACTTTTAACCCACTCAGCCAATCCTATTTGTTGCTCATATATATCCCAGCAAGGGGGACCCCATTCGTGCACAGACTGATTCCAGTCTGGAGGCACATGCCAGCTTGAGGTGGCAGCCATGGAATGAGTGGAAAGCAACCTGGCTAGGTGTGTACTGTGGGTGTGGGGAGAACGTGGAGGGAGCAGGCATGCTGCTTGTACGTGGTCATGCAGAGTAAGGGTGTGTGCGACTGTAGCTGCTCCATGAGACTGCTGGAGGCTTGGACTTGCATTGTGAAAGTAAGTAATATTCTCAGGTACATTTTCAATAAAACCCTAGACAGTAATAATTCTAGTGGCCACTTTGAGCCTAATCTTGTGTTATGTACTTGGGCCTGTCAGTAATACCCCATGCTTCTCCATTACAGCCCCGTGCTCTGACCCCACATCTCCACATCCAGCTGTGTCCATTTGCGTGCTTATAAACATGAGCACAGTTTTAGAGTACAGGGCCTGCATCAGCCTGGCTTGGCTCATCCCTGTTACCACCCTTGCCACCCTGCAGAACTCCATGTAGCATGCATCCTGGGCCCCCAAGATTCACCTGTTTGGGGTTTCTTGAGGCTTGTGCTCTCACAGCGCTCTTTAAAGCAGATGTCCTGGTGAACTTTGTAGATTTTCTTATACCTGATGTCACAAGAAAACTCTGTGAAGCCAGGCACTGGGATAGAAAATTGCTCAACTTCTTAACCTAGCTGATGACAGATGAGCAGAGGTGTTCGTGAGGAAACCACTATTTTCATAATAAAGCACTAGCTCCTGTGTGTATATGAAGAAGTCCATTATAAAAGTCCTGTAACTTAATTAATTTTACTGAGTATAATGTACACAGAAGTACTCACCTCAGAGTGTATTTAGTAAGTGCTGACAAAGTCACATGGTATTCAAAGACACTGTGAAGTTCAACAACAGGACTTTGCTGAAGACAGGCCACTTGGACTGAGGCCTTGGGAAGGTCTGACCCACTCCTCTGTTTTATTTCAAGGAAGTGGTTCTGAAGCCAGAAATTGAAGGCTGTGGAGCTGGGCAGTGAGGAACAGGCCCAACTAACTGTATCCTTCCATTTATTAACCAGGCTACTGTAGTAGGCCTCTTTAACTTCTATGCCATAATTTCATGTAAAGTGGGATCTACACATACCACCTCTCTCATGTCTTTCAGGTGATGATAATGGAAAAGTGGGCTTATTATAGTTCTTGGTGTCAGAGCTGTTCCTTGGCAAAGCTCCCACTCACAGTAGTCTTGAAGGGCCTTTGGGAGGAGAGAGGAGCTTGAATTGGGAGGAGAGAGGAGTTGAACTCTCAGGGTCAACAATCAGAAAACTAGATAAGATTGAGGAAATAACTATTTTCAGAAGTTAAGAAAAAAGCAGCCTAGAAAAACAGATTCTAATCCCTGATAAGAGAGGAACACAAGAAAGATAAGCGCTATGGTCACCCTGCAATTCAGCCTGGAGCCCTTTTTGAGCTGCCTTGTATAGAGGGGTCTGGACAATGGTTACAGATCAAGGAAACAGGCTATGGttatggaggcagaggcagccagATCTTGTTGAAGCACTGTACTAAGAGGGGGAAGTCTGTAAAGGAGCTCCAGAAATCTATAGATGAAAGGTGAGCTGTGCACACAcacggaggggggggggggctgaggggTGGGACCAATGGGCCACTGAGGAGCTGAACCAAGTCAGAGGTGAGACCTTGTTTGATAACAGACCACCCATAGAGACTCCAGGAAGGCAATGACACAAAATGGGGTGAAATTAACCCCAGATGAAATTACTCTATCCTAAAGCCTCAAAAGTGTCAAGTTATATTTAAAACCTGTTTTTCAGGAAAAACAACCtttcttcaaaatttttaaaaatccagcatCCTGCCATGTgttatggtacatgcctttattcccagcatttgggatgcagaagtagaaggatctctgagttcaaggccaccctgagactacatagtgaattccaggtcagcctaggctatagtgagaccctacctcagaaaacaaacaaacaaacaaaaaaccaaaaagtccaGCATCCAGTAATGTGATATTTATAATATTCAGcatctaataaaaattatattcagctaggcgtggtggcgcacacctttaatcccagcacttgggaggcagaggtaggaggattgccatgagttcaaggccaccctgagatgacagagttaattccaggtcagcctggaccagagtgagaccctaccttgaaaaacaaaaaacaaaaacaacaacaacaacaaaaattatattcagagctggagaaatggctcagtggctacaggcacttgcttgcaaagcttgatggcctgggttaactccccatgtaaaatcagatacacaaagtggtgcatgtgtctgaagttcatttatcctggcacatccatacttatactctctttatttgcctcttttttttttttttgaggtaagcccaatagattggccatttttttcttctgtgagacagtgagagagagagagagagagagagagagagagagagagagagagaaaattggcacaccagggcctccaggccctgtaatcaaactccagacatgtacgttTGCCACCCTGTGCGAATGTAAGGCCTAGagtgcttgcatcacctgtgcgtgtgacttacgtgggacctggagagtcgaacatgggcccttgggcttcgcaggcaagcgccttaaccactaagccacctctccagccctgtttgcctctttctcaaataaataaaaatatttaaaaattatattcaaagAATTATATGAACACCTCCCCCAAAACAAGCCATGTGACCCAtaacttggaggaaaaaaaacagaatagaaaaTATCCAGAAGTGAGAGCAAGGCCCTTAAAACAGCTATTATATTTGTTTGACATATTCAGGGATCTAAaggcaaatataaacaaaatgaaggcagaaaTGGTTGGTGGAAGAAAGAactagggctgggcatggtggtgcaaacctttaatcccacttgggaggctgagataagaggatttctgtgagctcgaggccatactagagctacagagtgagttccaggtcagcctgcactaaaagcaagaccttacttcaaaaaacaaaaaactaaatagagttctAGAGACAATAAAGCATAGTATCTGAGCTaaagggtgtagctcagtggtactgCACTTGCTCAGCATGCAgaagcctgagttcaatctccagcactgcaaaaacaaaagccCAATCAGACAACCATTGGTCTAAACTAAACCAca contains:
- the Mterf4 gene encoding transcription termination factor 4, mitochondrial, yielding MAALGRQVLDWHRPIFLTWSCLTRRTSHFGQPKKITVSLLCELNTVSNRRSYVGPKKYLQEPEPRAHLVQCFSKKQSTPVDSGSLEIEKVISSLLDMGFSDAHISELLSIQPGTNLQQMLDIIAEFILLGLNPEPVCMALKKSPQILKLPTVQIKKRSSYLRKLGLGEGKLKKVLSGCPEVFTARHQDIDVTVRVLKEKCLFTVQQVTEILHRCPAVFRENPSELEYKFQYAYFRMGLKHLDIVRTEFFQYSITKIKQRHIYLERLGRYQTPDKKGQTQIPNPLLKDILRISEAEFLARTAHSSAEEFEVFKKLLAREEEEEPECSTSEKEEEDEEVL